CAATACAAGATATCTCCTGTAACAGCTGGAGCATCCGGTGTTGGTTTTACCAAAATACTTATTGGCGTCGCAGGTCCTTCACAACCTGCTGCGGTTTCAGTGATGTATAAAGTAAATGTTCCAACAACCAAGGTTGGGTTATAACTGTTCAAGGTTGACAACACTGCAGTCAGACCTGCATCAGCATACCACGTAATGGTGCCACCTAATGACGGACTTGCGGTAATAGCACTTGGTAAATCTCCTTCACAATAGGTGGTAGTCCCTATCCAGGTTGGTGCAGTTGGAATTGGATTAACTGTAATAGTAACATTGTCTGCTGCACCAACACAATTCAAAATAGGTTCAGTTGTGGCTGCATAATACGTGACTGTACCAACGCCCTGAACCGGAGTATATGAAAGTCCTGTACCCAGTGGAGGCCCAACTAATCCTGCGTTATTATACCAGTTCACCGTGCCTGCGCCTCCTGAAAGTACGGTGAGTGCTGCAATAACATCTCCGTCGCAATAACTTGCACTGGCTGCAATATCTACATTGGGTGGGGTAATTACATTCAATGTTCCGGTTCCTGAAAATGTTCCGGGGCAGCCGCTGCCACTCACGCTGGTAATAGTATAGGTTCCATTAAGTGTTGCAGAAAAATTATAGATCATGGCTCCAATGCCTGTGATATTGTAAGGTCCGCCCGGCCCGCTAATGGTTACATCAAATGGAGGCGTACCGGTGAATGTAACAGGCAATGTTCCGCTTGTTCCGTTACACACTGTTGGGTTACCGCTGATTGTGGCTGTCACCGGAGGATAGGTTGATACGGTTACGGGTCCGGTGATTACACAACCAGTGCCTGGGTCGGTAACGGTAACGGTGAATGTTGTGGTTGATGGAATAGTTGCAGTAGGGTCAGCCAAGGTTGATCCACCTCCAAGATAAATTGCGTTGTCCCATGAATAAGTATATGCCGGTGGTGGCGCACCGCAACTCACCGTGAATGATTGTGATGAACCATCAACCCAGGTGCCAACACCAGGCGGAACATCTAATACAACGTTACCTCCAGCATCGTACAAAGTATAGGTACATTCACCTGGAAATGCTGCCCCACTGATAAAAATTTCTACCACATCATCATGATCAAAACAAATATTATGGGTTTCATAGTAAGCTCCCCCCATACCCGGGTATGCAGGGGCGTAAGTTCCAAATAATACTCCGTTCACATAAACTTCCAATTCATTTCCTTGCCATCCGTCATCCCATAAATCACCCAGCACTAAATCAAAACAACAGGTATTGCCAACATAAGGTGCAGCATTGGCATGCAATACGGTTGACGTGTTTGGACAAATGGTTATATCATCTGCAGTGGGGTTTACTTCAAATCCAACACCCACCGGAATGGTTACGGTATTCGTGCAGCCTGAATTATCTGTAATGGTCAATGATACATCATGGCTGCCGGCAGTCATAAAGGTAAATGACGGATTTTGTAGTGTAGATGTACCTAATCCGTCAAAATCCCATGCCCAGTTTGTAATGGTGTTTTGGGCTATAGACGCATCTGTAAAATTAATTACCTGTCCAGGGCATCCGGTGGCTGAAAAGGTGAAGTCGGGTTGAAGCCCAATACCTACTACCTGCTCGTTGTCAAATGCACTGGTTGATCCTGTCCATCCCCATAAAACATTTGGGTTGCCTGCAAAATCTGATCCAATAAAATCTCTGGTTTTTGTAAGTGAAGTTACACCATCAACTTTCACGGTGAGGGTTTGCATTGCGCCTGCTGTCCATATAATTTCAACTAGATGAAAATCACAATCTTCTACATTGGCTGAACTTGGCGAAATCAGCGTAGGAACAGTCCCCATCAAATTGAGTGGATTAGCGGGATTGTGATCAACACTTCCGCTTTTTTGTAACCCAATATGGTCACCTGGGATATCATAGTTGCTTGAACTTAAATTATCATCATAGGTGTCAAATTCTATCCCAATACAATTACCTGTCATGCCTTGAAAACCCATTCCCGAGCCTCCGGATCCAACGGCCCAAGGGCTAGATCTTAGCACAAAAACCAAGCCTGTTCCGCCAAAATTATCACATCCAAATTTTACATTGAACAGTAAACTGAAATTGGCACTTAAGTTAATGGTGGCGTTTTTGTAAAATGACCCGGTTTGGTTGGTGTTATCAGGTGTTACGGTCCATTGTCCGCAGGCTGTTTGAGAAGCGCTGCCTGTTGTTGAATATTGCGCCAAGGCACTAAATGATGAGTACAACAACAAACCAAATACAATAAATCTTAAAACCATAACTTACACAAGAAACGAAAAAACCAAGTGGTTTGTTGGCTAATACGCATAATAAATAATAAAAGTTGCTTTAATTTGTTACAATATTTCTCAACCTCAAACACGTTAATTATGCAAATGTTGCATCATCCTTACTGCACAAAAAGCTGCAACGCTTTTCAATATTTAGATGATCATGAAATTGTAGCTGAAGTAATTGACCTCACCTCGTTTAAGTTTGATCGTTCCTTCATAGAATCTCTGCTCAAAAAATTGAGTTGCAATGTAAATGATATTATTCGCACCAACGAACCGGTGTATGTTAAGCATTATGCAGGTAAAAATTTATCAACTGACGAGTTGATTGATGCATTGGTGCAGCACCCAATTCTGTTGCAGCGTCCCATATTTATTGAGGGTGACAAGGCTGTTATCGGTCGTCCGGCGAGCAAAGTTTTAGAAATTTACCGAAAATAAAAAAGGGCACACCAACGGCTGCCCCGGAATCACAATTTCATTTTTTCAACTAGTTTTTATTTACCAATCTTTTTGGACGCAGCATGTGTAACACGCCCAGCGTTAGCCAGAAAGGAACAATAAATCCCATTAAAAAAACTAAAACCCAAAAAGCCAAAAGGCCAACACATAGAAAGATTGCAAGTCCGAGTGATGTCATGATGAGTAATTATTTAATTTTGTTTTTTGACGGGATAAAGTTAGTATTAATTCTGAAATAAAAATAAAAATGGAATATAGAATTGAAAAAGACACCATCGGTGAGGTAAAAGTACCTGCTGATAAATATTGGGGCGCACAAACTGAGCGTTCACGTAATAATTTTAAAATTGGCCCTGCAGCTTCAATGCCCATTGAAATTATCAGGGGCTTTGCATACTTAAAAAAAGCAGCAGCCTTTGCTAACTGTGAGTTAGGTGTATTGCCGGCTGACAAGCGTGATAAAATTGCTACCGTATGTGATGAAATTCTAGCCGGTAAGCTGGATGATCAGTTCCCGTTAGTTATTTGGCAAACCGGCTCAGGTACCCAGTCTAATATGAATGTGAATGAAGTAATTGCACATCGCGCACACGTTATTGCAGGTGGTAAAATGGGTGAGGGCAAAACTCTTGAAGCCAATGATGATGTAAATAAATCACAATCATCTAATGATACCTACCCAACAGGCATGCATATTGCGGTGTATAAAATGGTGGTTGAAGTTACCATTCCGGGTGTTGAGGCTTTAATCAAAACATTAAAAGCAAAAACTGCTGCATTTAAAGATGTGGTTAAAATTGGTCGCACCCACTTAATGGATGCAACACCACTTACCCTTGGGCAAGAATTTTCAGGTTATGTATCACAACTTGAGCACGGCATAAAAGCATTGCGCAATACCTTGCCACATTTGGCTGAACTTGCACTTGGCGGCACTGCCGTAGGTACCGGTCTTAACACCCCAAAAGGGTATGATGTGGTAGTGGCAAAATACATAGCGCAGTTTACCGGTCATCCATTCATCACGGCTGAAAATAAATTTGAAGCGCTAGCAGCGCATGATGCCTTTGTTGAAACACATGGCGCTTTAAAACAATTGGCTGTTTCACTCAACAAAATTGCTAATGATGTCCGCATGATGGCATCCGGTCCACGTTCAGGTATTGCTGAAATTATCATCCCTGCCAATGAACCGGGCTCATCTATTATGCCGGGTAAAGTAAATCCAACTCAGTGTGAAGCGCTAACCATGGTTTGTGCACAGGTTATTGGTAATGATGTAGCTGTTGCATTCGGCGGTGCCCAAGGGCATTATGAACTCAATGTGTTCAAACCCGTAATGGCAAAAAATCTACTTGAGTCAGCTCGTTTATTGGGTGATGCTTGCGTGTCATTTGATGAGCATTGTGCACAAGGTATTGAACCAAATTATCGTCGTATTGAAGAACTGTTGAATAATTCACTCATGCTGGTTACTGCACTCAATACTAAAATTGGTTATTACAAAGCAGCTGAAATTGCAAATGCCGCACACAACAACGGCACTACGTTGAAAGAAGAGGCTGTGCGCCTTGGCTACGTAACCGCTGCTGATTATGATGCTTGGGTTGATCCAACAAAAATGATTGGCTCATTACAATAATATTTTTCAGGGCATGCCCCAGCAAAAAAAGCTGGGTCGTGCTTTATGCTACAAATCCTCACCCCCGCTTTAATGGCGGGGGTTGCGGGTTTTCCGCGTCAATCACTCATGCGGCTTTTATACTTTAATACACAAACTCCTCACCATGGACAAACGCACTGAACTTGAAAAATTAGGTGAATTCGGCCTTATTGACAAACTTACAGCCAATACAAAAATTCATCATGCCTCCACCATCAAAGGGGTAGGTGATGATGCCGCCGTTATTGATACCGGTGATAAGTTTATGCTCGTCACCACTGATACGCTGGTTGAAAATATCCACTTCAACCTCATGTATACTCCGCTAAAACATCTTGGCTACAAAGCTGCCGTTGTCAATTTTTCTGATATCTATGCCATGAATGGTGATGTGCGTCAAATTGTTGTTTCAATTGCAATCTCCAATCGTTTTTCGCTTGAAGCTGTAGAAGAAATTTATGACGGCATAAAAAAGGCGTGTGAACTCTATCAGGTTGATTTGGTTGGCGGTGATACCACATCTTCACAAAGTGGTTTAGTTATTACAATTACAGCCATTGGAGAAGTGGCAAAAAATGAAATAGTTTATCGTTCAGGCGGGCAAGACAAAGAACTACTTGTCGTTAGTGGCAATCTTGGCGCTGCATATATGGGGCTTCAAGTGCTTGAGCGTGAGAAAAAAGTTTTTCTTGAAAATCCCGGCATACAACCCGTGCTTGAGCAAGTTGATTATATTCTTGAAAGGCAATTAAAACCTGAAGCGCGTAAAGATATTGTGCATTTTCTCAAAACCATTGGCGTGCAACCAACATCTATGATTGATGTGTCTGATGGCCTCGCTTCTGAATTGTTGCATCTCTGCAAAGCAAGCAACCTGGGTTGTATCATTTATGATGAAAAAATACCGGTTGATCAAGAAACCTTTCGCGTAGCGCGTGAATTTAATCTTGATCCCACCACATGTGCCCTCAATGGCGGAGAAGATTATGAACTGCTTTTTTCTATTCGTCAAACTGATTATGATAAAATCAAAGACAATCAACACATGAAAGTCATTGGTCATTATGCTGATAAAAATTCCGGTGCGCAAATCATTGGTCGTGACGGAAGCTCAGTACAGCTGCAGGCTCAAGGGTGGAATCATTTTACATCACATGAATAAATTCAGTGCTATTTGCCAATACATTAACCAATTTTTAACAAAGCCCGCTACCAACTTTTAGTAAATTTAGTCGTTCTAAACCTTGATCATACATTACAATTATGTACAAATATATTCTGGCAATCGCTTTAGCAATCAGCACTTCTCTAAATTCAAAGGCTGATGAAAATTTAACCTGGTACTCAAATCTTGATACAGCAATTACGTTGTCAAATGAAAGCGGCAAACCGGTATTTGGTTTTTTTACCGGCAGTGACTGGTGTGGCTGGTGTATGAAATTGCAACGTGATGTATTTGCTAAAACAGCATTCATTGAATGGGCTCAGGCAAATGTAATATTACTTGAAATTGATTTTCCGCGTACCAAAGTTTTGCCTGACGCGTTGCGCAAACAAAATCAAGAATTGCAAGTAGCATTTGGTGTACAAGGGTATCCTACCATTCATTTTTTTACCGGCACTAAAGACACTGCCAAAGGCACCTTTGCGCTTACCTCATGGGGTCAGTGCGGTTATCCAGGTGGCGCTGAAAAAGGCAAAGAAGAAGTAAAATTCCTTGAAACCGCCAATGGCATTCTTGCTAAAAATCCAAACAAAAAAACTACTACTGAATAAACTTTTGCTTATTCATTCCAACTCACCCATTGATTGAATTCGTCTGTTGAAACTATAGAGGCGGTGAGGCGGTTGGTTGTGTTTAACATGTTGTAATCATACTTAGCCATCACCAATTTATCTTTGTGAATAGCTACTATTGCAAATTCCATATTAGGCACAGCTGTAATTGAATAGCTATTGTTTGCATTGGTAAATGAAGTAATAACAGCGTTGTCACTCGGACAAATTTGGTAGTATTTATTGCAATCGAACTCCTCTCCATTCATGAACAATTGAACCGTTTTACTAACCAGAATTTGTTGTCTGTAATAGCGATCACAATTGTAATATCCCATTTGAGTGATTGAAAAAACACGTACTACATCTTCATTCAGCATTTCGGTTTTTTCTTGTTCAACCAAAGCCAAACTATCTCTTATCCAGTTATCTTTCTCTACTAAAAGTTGTTCAGCATAGCGGCGCATCTTTTCATCAAAAATTTCCTTTTGTTCTTTGTATTTTTCTTTCTCAAATAATGGTTGAACCACTACATCTTCATTAAACCATTCATTCTCTTTTACCCCATCAAAGCGCAAATTAAAATAGCCTTCGCGTTTATGTTGAGTTAAAGCCATTTCATACCACCAAATTCCTTGTTCAGCATATTTCAATTCTTCACCACGTGCAAGCATAAATCGTGAATTGTGCCAAGGTGCCAGCACTGGTCTATCAGGTGCATTTTGAATATCAACATGAATTATTCTATTCGTATCTGCCTTGTCGGCAAGTGCAGGTTTTAAAGGCATATCATCATCAACCACTGCGGCAATACTATCTTTCAGTTTCTGCCATTCGCCTGCAAGGGTATCAAAATAGTACAAGTTGTAGTCATCGTCTTGTGCTTTGTTAAGCAAGCCAATGTCAATCTTTTTATTTTTATCAATAAAAACAGGTTCTTGATTTTGAAAGGCGGCAACATAGCACATACCGGCTGATTGAAAAGTTTCTTCTTTCCCACCGTCATTAATTACCATAGGTATACCTGAAAAAAAAATGTCTGCGGCGTTTTTGTATTCTGTGAAATGAAAGTCAATTTCTCCCGTACAAGGTTCACCTGTTTTTGTTACAAAACAATTTGAAGGCACATGAATAAATGAGCCGTTTTCGCTTAACAAAATTGTATCATGTTCAGCAATTAATGCATAGTTTTCATTCATAGGTTCTGACTCGGCAATTGGAGGAATTATTTGAAGTGTTTTGGTATTTTCAACTTGTCCAATTTTGTCTTGCTTATCAACACAAGCGGTCAGTATGAGCATAGACATTAGAATGGAATTTTTCATAAAGATCATGTATCTTTACTTGAAATGATCCAATTGAAAAAAGTAACAATACTTTATTTGATAATTATTGAGTTGGCGCAAACAAAAGGAAAGGCGGGAACAAAAAAAATTCACCCCAATTTTCTGATACTAAAAACAGCAAACAATAAACTGCTCAGTAAAAACACAGCCATTAATTGGTGAATAACGCCAAGTGAAACCGGCACAAGATTTAAAAGGGTTATTACACCCAACACAACCTGTAAAATCGTAAAATAAAATATAACACTTCCGGTTTTCTTTACTAATGAATTTTGGCCTCGGGATTTGATGAAAATGATCACTGAAAATGCGGTGACCAAAATTGCCAGCCAGCGGTGTATGAATTGCACTACAAACGGAGATTCTGTCAAAGCTGAAAATCCTTGAGTACTGAATGCGCCACTCACGGATTGCGGTATCCATTCAGTGCCCATTTTTGGAAAAGTTGGGTAGAAGAGACCGGCTTTTAAACCGGCAACAAATGCTCCGTAAATAATTTGTAGCACAAGCAAAACCAGGGTTATCTTCAAAAATTGGTGCAATGATTTTTGAATTGAAACGGCCTTGTCTAATTCAGGTTTGAGAATTCTGATAGCATAAATAAAAAGTACGCTGAACAAAAGCAGCGCAAGGCATAGGTGTATAGCAAGTCGGTAGTGACTTACAGCAGGTTTGTCAACTAGTCCGCTGGCAACCATGTACCAACCGGCAAAGCCCTGCAATAGACCGAGCAGAAAAATAACAATCAATTGTCGGATGATTTTTTTATTGTTGAATTTTTTTCTGATTAAAAAATAGATGAATGGAATAATAAATGCAAGACCCATTACTCGCCCAAGTAGACGATGATAAAATTCAGGCCAATAAATTTCTTTGAATTCCGCTAGCGTAAAATCATAATTACGCAATTTATATTCAGGGCTGGTTTGATATTCTTGAAATTCGGTTTGCCATTGAGTTTCATTCATGGGCGGAATAACTCCCGTAACCGGTTTCCAGGTTACCATTGAAAGTCCTGAGTGAGATAAGCGTGTGTACCCGCCCAAAATAACCATGGCAATAACTAATGCTGCACCTGTGAGCAGCCAGTAGCCAATTGATTTTGAAACAGGAGAGGGCTGTGCTGTGTTGTCCATTTAATCGTGCCGGTTTCCTTTGAGTATGCCAAAGATATGCAAGACTTGTGGAAAAATTGCATCCATACTTTCTTTTGCTCCATTAGTTGAACCGGGTAAAGCAAGTATGAGCATATCTCCCTTCACCCCGGCAATACTGCGTGATAACATGCTATACGGTGTGCGGTCTTGACCATAGCTGCGAATAGCTTCTTCAATGCCTGAAATTCTTCTGTCAAGCATAGGTTCAAGCGCCTCTGGCGTCACGTCTCTTTTTGACAAACCGGTGCCGCCTGTATAAATCACCATGCTGTATTTTTCTTTGTAAAATTTGTTTACGCAGGCTTGAATTTGATCTTTTTCGTCCGGAATAATTTCATACGCACCAATTTCTACTTGACTCTCTTTCAATTTTGCAATAATGGCTTTTCCTGCTTTGTCTTCTTTTTGTCCTGCTGATATGGTATCTGAACATACAATGACAGCCGCTTTCAAATCATGTCGGTTGCGGAATTTATCTCTGAAATCTGATTTACCTCCCTTTTTTTCAAGCAGTTTAATGGATGAAATTTCAACTCCTTTATCAATTGGTTTCAGCATATCATACATGGTCAATGCAACAACACTTACCCCGTGCATGGCTTCAACTTCAACACCTGTTTTGTAAATGGTATGCACTTCTACTTCTATGATGATTTCAAGCCCTTCAACCCGATAGCGCACAGCCGTAAATTCTATTGGCAGTGGATGACAATCAGGCAATAGATCAGGTGTTTTTTTTACACCTAATAAGCCGGCCGCTTTTGCCATTTCAAACACATCGCCTTTTGGTACGGTGCGATTTAAAATGGCATCAATAGTTTCTTGCTTTGATACTTTTACAATGCCCGTGGCTGTTGCCTTTCTTAAGGTGTTTGATTTGGTTGTAATATCTACCATAAATTGATTTTATCTTGTAATGATTCTGAGAGTGTATTAAGGTTGATTTACTTTCCACTGATGTGTTTCATCTTCAAAAATTTCTTTGCCAAAAACCGGAACACGTTTTTTAATTTCTTCTACAATATAACGGCATGAATCCATAGCCATTTTACGATGTTTTGATGAGGTAAAAACAAACAGACAAATTTCACCTGCTTTTACAATGCCAACACTGTGATAAATGTGCATACACGTGAGATCATATTTTGCAAATGCCTCTTCACGTATTTCATGAAAAATATTTTCAGCCATTTCGGCATAACATGAATATTCAATAGCGGTTACATTTTTTCCTTCAATAGCATCAGCCCGCACCTGACCTAAAAAAATATCATGTGCACCAATATTTGTTTTCACTTGATGATGCGCAATAGAATCTGCAATTTTTTGCGGACTGATGGGTCCGTCCCAAAGCACTTTTTTCATATTATGTTATTTTACAATAGTTAGTATTATTTTCATCATCATCAGTTCTCAATATAAGCTCTGATGCCGTTTTTCAAATTTTTTAATCGGGTAAAGCCATACTCTTTTGATAGAATTTCTATTGCTGTTTTTGATCTTCCTCCGCTTTGACAAATCACCACGATATCTTCATCTAACGGCAACTCATTTTTACGCACGTGCAAGGTGGCAAGTGGTATATGCACTATTTTTTCATGAGCAAGTTTTGGCTCTTCCCATTCTTCTCGTACATCTAATACCAATATTCCTTGATCAAGCATTTTACTGAACGTTTGGTTGTCTAAATCAAGCGTATTGAGTTCACATTTTTCAGTAATGTTGTAATCTTCATTGCTGCCCATTTTTTGTATTTCTGCATGTGCGCTTCTGGTAAGTTGCAGGGTGTAAGTTGAATTGTGAAGTGTATTGAAGAATATAATTTTTCCGTTTAATAATTCGCCGGTGTTCAGTATAAGTTTAATGGCTTCAGTTGCCATGTAGATACCTGCCATGCCTGGTAAAACACTGAGTACACCTGCTTCAGCACAATTTGGCTCATTGCCTGGTTTTTCAGGGAATAGACAGCGATACGTGGGTCCGTTTTGATAATTGAAAACAGATACTTGTCCCTCAAATCTAAAAATTGCACCATACACCCAAGGTTTGTTTTCTAAAACACAGGCATCATTTACAATATAACGTGCTGAAAAATTATCAGTGCCGTCAATAATTAAATCATAGTTGGCAATAATCTTACGCGCATTTAGTGCATCTAATTTTTCTGTATAAACTGTTGTTTGAATGGTTGGATTTAATCGTTGAATTTTTTCAGATGCTACTTCTGCTTTGAATTTCCCTACATCATCCGTCTGATATAAAATTTGCCGATGAAGATTTGAAATATCAACTTTGTCATGATCAATGATGCCGATTTGTCCAACACCGGCTCCGGCTAAATATAATAGAACCGGGCAGCCCAATCCGCCAGCACCAACAACTAATACTGAAGATTGTTTCAATTTGATTTGCCCAGCCTCTCCAACATTGGGTAGATTGAGTTGTCTGCTGTATCTATATTTTTCTTCTTGACTCAGCATGTTCATCCTCCGGCAAATGGCGGTAAAAAAGCAATGCGGTTATTTTCAAGCGTTAGATTTGTAGCATTACTTGTCATCATTTCATTCAGCGCTAACCGATAATTCATGCTGCTGATTGCAGGATATTTTTTAAGAACAAATTGCTCAGCATCATGGACAGTTATAAATGAATCACTGCATTCAAATTTGTCGGTTCCGGCAGCTTCGGCAATCATCCCAAAAAACAAAAAGGTAGTATTCATACTTAAATCATGATTAGTTTGAATG
This genomic stretch from Crocinitomicaceae bacterium harbors:
- a CDS encoding gliding motility-associated C-terminal domain-containing protein → MVLRFIVFGLLLYSSFSALAQYSTTGSASQTACGQWTVTPDNTNQTGSFYKNATINLSANFSLLFNVKFGCDNFGGTGLVFVLRSSPWAVGSGGSGMGFQGMTGNCIGIEFDTYDDNLSSSNYDIPGDHIGLQKSGSVDHNPANPLNLMGTVPTLISPSSANVEDCDFHLVEIIWTAGAMQTLTVKVDGVTSLTKTRDFIGSDFAGNPNVLWGWTGSTSAFDNEQVVGIGLQPDFTFSATGCPGQVINFTDASIAQNTITNWAWDFDGLGTSTLQNPSFTFMTAGSHDVSLTITDNSGCTNTVTIPVGVGFEVNPTADDITICPNTSTVLHANAAPYVGNTCCFDLVLGDLWDDGWQGNELEVYVNGVLFGTYAPAYPGMGGAYYETHNICFDHDDVVEIFISGAAFPGECTYTLYDAGGNVVLDVPPGVGTWVDGSSQSFTVSCGAPPPAYTYSWDNAIYLGGGSTLADPTATIPSTTTFTVTVTDPGTGCVITGPVTVSTYPPVTATISGNPTVCNGTSGTLPVTFTGTPPFDVTISGPGGPYNITGIGAMIYNFSATLNGTYTITSVSGSGCPGTFSGTGTLNVITPPNVDIAASASYCDGDVIAALTVLSGGAGTVNWYNNAGLVGPPLGTGLSYTPVQGVGTVTYYAATTEPILNCVGAADNVTITVNPIPTAPTWIGTTTYCEGDLPSAITASPSLGGTITWYADAGLTAVLSTLNSYNPTLVVGTFTLYITETAAGCEGPATPISILVKPTPDAPAVTGDILYCEGETPTALTATPTVGGNITWENSLGITVGSGTTFTPPLANGLSDFICFETLNGCTGPSTTTTIEVQPAPMVSVTESVSICIGDSIQITALNNGYAITWSDGQSGETVYLFPDTTTVFYVTATNPLCGFATDSIRIIVNEVPYVLAGDDTLIGIGGEVELWAESDPDVTYSWIPEPMECLTENCSQIYDVPDQATVYVVIVTDPIGCQNSDSVLVDINGYMEVFVPNIFSPNGDGHNDLLVVNGPRLFNYYIQIYDRWGKLVFESTEQKDYWDGKMNGAELAPQTFVYMLRGETVLGDQISQEGNVTIIK
- a CDS encoding arsenate reductase (glutaredoxin) is translated as MQMLHHPYCTKSCNAFQYLDDHEIVAEVIDLTSFKFDRSFIESLLKKLSCNVNDIIRTNEPVYVKHYAGKNLSTDELIDALVQHPILLQRPIFIEGDKAVIGRPASKVLEIYRK
- the fumC gene encoding class II fumarate hydratase translates to MEYRIEKDTIGEVKVPADKYWGAQTERSRNNFKIGPAASMPIEIIRGFAYLKKAAAFANCELGVLPADKRDKIATVCDEILAGKLDDQFPLVIWQTGSGTQSNMNVNEVIAHRAHVIAGGKMGEGKTLEANDDVNKSQSSNDTYPTGMHIAVYKMVVEVTIPGVEALIKTLKAKTAAFKDVVKIGRTHLMDATPLTLGQEFSGYVSQLEHGIKALRNTLPHLAELALGGTAVGTGLNTPKGYDVVVAKYIAQFTGHPFITAENKFEALAAHDAFVETHGALKQLAVSLNKIANDVRMMASGPRSGIAEIIIPANEPGSSIMPGKVNPTQCEALTMVCAQVIGNDVAVAFGGAQGHYELNVFKPVMAKNLLESARLLGDACVSFDEHCAQGIEPNYRRIEELLNNSLMLVTALNTKIGYYKAAEIANAAHNNGTTLKEEAVRLGYVTAADYDAWVDPTKMIGSLQ
- the thiL gene encoding thiamine-phosphate kinase; the encoded protein is MDKRTELEKLGEFGLIDKLTANTKIHHASTIKGVGDDAAVIDTGDKFMLVTTDTLVENIHFNLMYTPLKHLGYKAAVVNFSDIYAMNGDVRQIVVSIAISNRFSLEAVEEIYDGIKKACELYQVDLVGGDTTSSQSGLVITITAIGEVAKNEIVYRSGGQDKELLVVSGNLGAAYMGLQVLEREKKVFLENPGIQPVLEQVDYILERQLKPEARKDIVHFLKTIGVQPTSMIDVSDGLASELLHLCKASNLGCIIYDEKIPVDQETFRVAREFNLDPTTCALNGGEDYELLFSIRQTDYDKIKDNQHMKVIGHYADKNSGAQIIGRDGSSVQLQAQGWNHFTSHE
- a CDS encoding thioredoxin family protein, whose product is MYKYILAIALAISTSLNSKADENLTWYSNLDTAITLSNESGKPVFGFFTGSDWCGWCMKLQRDVFAKTAFIEWAQANVILLEIDFPRTKVLPDALRKQNQELQVAFGVQGYPTIHFFTGTKDTAKGTFALTSWGQCGYPGGAEKGKEEVKFLETANGILAKNPNKKTTTE
- a CDS encoding COX15/CtaA family protein; the encoded protein is MDNTAQPSPVSKSIGYWLLTGAALVIAMVILGGYTRLSHSGLSMVTWKPVTGVIPPMNETQWQTEFQEYQTSPEYKLRNYDFTLAEFKEIYWPEFYHRLLGRVMGLAFIIPFIYFLIRKKFNNKKIIRQLIVIFLLGLLQGFAGWYMVASGLVDKPAVSHYRLAIHLCLALLLFSVLFIYAIRILKPELDKAVSIQKSLHQFLKITLVLLVLQIIYGAFVAGLKAGLFYPTFPKMGTEWIPQSVSGAFSTQGFSALTESPFVVQFIHRWLAILVTAFSVIIFIKSRGQNSLVKKTGSVIFYFTILQVVLGVITLLNLVPVSLGVIHQLMAVFLLSSLLFAVFSIRKLG
- a CDS encoding bifunctional molybdenum cofactor biosynthesis protein MoaC/MoaB, whose translation is MVDITTKSNTLRKATATGIVKVSKQETIDAILNRTVPKGDVFEMAKAAGLLGVKKTPDLLPDCHPLPIEFTAVRYRVEGLEIIIEVEVHTIYKTGVEVEAMHGVSVVALTMYDMLKPIDKGVEISSIKLLEKKGGKSDFRDKFRNRHDLKAAVIVCSDTISAGQKEDKAGKAIIAKLKESQVEIGAYEIIPDEKDQIQACVNKFYKEKYSMVIYTGGTGLSKRDVTPEALEPMLDRRISGIEEAIRSYGQDRTPYSMLSRSIAGVKGDMLILALPGSTNGAKESMDAIFPQVLHIFGILKGNRHD
- a CDS encoding molybdenum cofactor biosynthesis protein MoaE; the protein is MKKVLWDGPISPQKIADSIAHHQVKTNIGAHDIFLGQVRADAIEGKNVTAIEYSCYAEMAENIFHEIREEAFAKYDLTCMHIYHSVGIVKAGEICLFVFTSSKHRKMAMDSCRYIVEEIKKRVPVFGKEIFEDETHQWKVNQP
- a CDS encoding HesA/MoeB/ThiF family protein is translated as MLSQEEKYRYSRQLNLPNVGEAGQIKLKQSSVLVVGAGGLGCPVLLYLAGAGVGQIGIIDHDKVDISNLHRQILYQTDDVGKFKAEVASEKIQRLNPTIQTTVYTEKLDALNARKIIANYDLIIDGTDNFSARYIVNDACVLENKPWVYGAIFRFEGQVSVFNYQNGPTYRCLFPEKPGNEPNCAEAGVLSVLPGMAGIYMATEAIKLILNTGELLNGKIIFFNTLHNSTYTLQLTRSAHAEIQKMGSNEDYNITEKCELNTLDLDNQTFSKMLDQGILVLDVREEWEEPKLAHEKIVHIPLATLHVRKNELPLDEDIVVICQSGGRSKTAIEILSKEYGFTRLKNLKNGIRAYIEN
- a CDS encoding MoaD/ThiS family protein encodes the protein MNTTFLFFGMIAEAAGTDKFECSDSFITVHDAEQFVLKKYPAISSMNYRLALNEMMTSNATNLTLENNRIAFLPPFAGG